Proteins encoded together in one Variovorax paradoxus window:
- a CDS encoding WD40 repeat domain-containing protein, with protein sequence MTIKTFFAGVAVLALLFLNGCSARATPVMEETGVLELPYTVQSLAWHPDGRLLAVGYFMRDVVEVWDVHTKKPVFSVPSKRWVGNHSGQDLLFSPDGKYLIVQDYQDVKHGELKVPESIDEAAEIAARNDKDRYVLARVWDVVQRREVAQIKGPGTRRIGATSRAMCVLANGSTLAVLRATGVAVYGLPSGALESELDLAHPFNDRPQVGRSYETMSCNPLRDEVSLGALQFFRDAEKFGLTNWTGATAIVIADLERNAIKKVLFSATPLNGVAYSADGSKLVSFGMSPIRVWDAKRDFAALGEIENPPQLDWVRAQRTPIDVLHPPADAPRGNSGDLTAVPASDVMVGVASDFHFWDATQRRIVATVRSPRDVSRLAVHKPSAILAAAVINRVLFYRIDAAALQRATKGE encoded by the coding sequence ATGACCATCAAGACCTTTTTCGCCGGCGTGGCGGTGCTGGCGCTCCTCTTCCTGAACGGTTGCAGCGCGCGCGCCACACCCGTGATGGAAGAAACAGGTGTGCTGGAACTTCCCTACACCGTTCAATCGTTGGCTTGGCATCCCGATGGCCGCCTACTGGCGGTGGGCTACTTCATGCGCGATGTTGTGGAAGTGTGGGATGTGCATACGAAGAAGCCTGTGTTCTCGGTGCCAAGCAAGCGCTGGGTAGGGAATCACTCGGGGCAGGACCTGCTGTTCAGCCCGGATGGAAAGTATCTGATCGTCCAGGACTACCAGGATGTCAAGCATGGAGAGCTCAAGGTTCCAGAAAGCATCGATGAGGCCGCGGAGATCGCAGCGCGAAATGACAAGGATCGCTATGTGCTCGCTCGGGTGTGGGACGTTGTCCAGCGGCGGGAAGTGGCCCAGATCAAAGGTCCGGGAACAAGGCGCATAGGCGCTACGTCAAGAGCCATGTGCGTGCTGGCAAACGGCAGCACATTGGCCGTACTGCGTGCGACAGGCGTCGCAGTGTACGGCTTGCCATCTGGAGCACTCGAAAGCGAACTTGATCTTGCACATCCCTTCAACGACCGGCCACAAGTTGGACGCTCTTACGAGACGATGAGCTGCAACCCGCTCCGCGATGAGGTCTCTTTGGGGGCACTGCAGTTTTTTCGCGATGCGGAGAAGTTTGGCTTGACGAACTGGACGGGCGCAACGGCCATCGTCATTGCCGATCTTGAGCGAAATGCCATCAAGAAGGTCTTGTTCAGCGCCACTCCTCTCAACGGTGTGGCCTACAGCGCCGATGGCAGCAAGCTCGTGTCCTTCGGCATGTCGCCCATCCGGGTGTGGGATGCGAAGAGGGACTTCGCGGCGCTTGGCGAGATCGAGAACCCGCCCCAGCTGGACTGGGTTCGCGCACAGCGCACTCCTATAGACGTTCTTCATCCTCCAGCCGATGCACCGCGTGGTAACTCGGGCGACTTGACTGCCGTTCCTGCCTCGGACGTCATGGTTGGTGTGGCCTCTGACTTTCATTTCTGGGACGCGACGCAACGCCGCATCGTGGCGACAGTGCGCTCGCCTCGC
- a CDS encoding type IV secretory system conjugative DNA transfer family protein, which yields MSTSKVLFALAVLLGVLAGGWFLSNYLVLLILDLRDAPLAWNTWWQYMQAAGLPQYAPYATKIKLSGAMGFGVPLLGWAALLIPLFRAKAESLHGDASFAELSDLKKAGLLAQTPQSILIGKYKGQYLWLGGAQHVITVSPTRSGKTTSIAIPVLLSYLHSMVVLDLKGELRKATSGWRESQGHTIYVWAPYDDQGKTHRFNAFTLLVGMDAGKRIGEIQTIAAILYPDEPGKDPFWTSQGRAAFTAFASYMFEAWDNWGRTLGRAQDPNTDENFPSLERILHLSSGADGQGTLAMLKAILNEPQQSRFISTQTRTVFGNLAGLAEQTFSSVIATMQAPLQQFLSPVLAAATNATDFDITAIRKRPTTLYVDIPTNKLDESGKLLNIFFSSVIGNNLTKQLGDEPDLKYQMLMLMDEFTAMGRVDVWAKRISISASYGVRDLCIVQSRAQLRSAYGDNDAQNFITNHGAQIVFAPREQSDAAEYSEMLGYKTIRKEHRSTSRGGGSNQVSTNHTEERRALFLPQEIKELPADEELIFYEGCKPIRANKNWFFKDKVFKERASMAPVEIKASTSETRFKVPVHATEQGRHVLEQGG from the coding sequence ATGAGCACAAGCAAGGTACTTTTCGCGTTGGCGGTACTTCTGGGGGTCTTGGCAGGTGGCTGGTTCCTTTCCAATTACCTTGTTCTGCTCATCCTCGATCTGCGAGACGCACCGCTGGCCTGGAACACGTGGTGGCAATACATGCAGGCGGCAGGCCTGCCGCAGTACGCGCCCTACGCCACCAAGATCAAGCTCAGCGGCGCCATGGGCTTCGGCGTACCGCTGTTGGGCTGGGCCGCATTGCTCATCCCGCTCTTTCGGGCCAAGGCCGAATCCCTGCACGGCGACGCCAGCTTCGCCGAACTTTCCGATCTCAAGAAAGCCGGCCTGCTCGCGCAGACCCCGCAAAGCATCCTCATCGGCAAGTACAAAGGCCAGTACCTGTGGCTGGGCGGTGCCCAGCACGTCATCACGGTCAGCCCGACCCGTTCAGGCAAGACCACCAGCATTGCCATTCCGGTGCTGTTGTCGTATTTGCACTCGATGGTCGTGCTCGACCTCAAGGGCGAGCTGCGCAAAGCCACCAGCGGCTGGCGCGAGTCGCAGGGTCACACCATCTATGTGTGGGCCCCCTATGACGACCAGGGAAAGACCCATCGCTTCAACGCCTTCACCCTGCTGGTGGGCATGGATGCGGGCAAGCGCATTGGCGAAATCCAGACCATCGCCGCCATTCTTTACCCGGACGAGCCCGGCAAAGACCCCTTCTGGACGAGCCAGGGCCGCGCCGCCTTCACCGCCTTCGCCTCCTACATGTTCGAGGCATGGGACAACTGGGGCCGGACTCTCGGGCGCGCACAGGACCCGAACACCGACGAGAACTTTCCCAGTCTCGAACGCATCCTGCACCTGTCCAGCGGCGCCGACGGCCAGGGCACCTTGGCAATGCTCAAGGCGATCTTGAACGAACCGCAGCAGTCCCGCTTCATCAGCACGCAAACGCGCACTGTGTTCGGCAACCTCGCGGGCCTGGCCGAGCAGACTTTCTCGTCGGTGATCGCCACCATGCAGGCGCCGCTGCAGCAGTTCCTCAGTCCGGTGTTGGCCGCGGCCACCAACGCCACCGACTTCGACATTACCGCCATCCGCAAACGCCCGACCACCCTGTACGTCGATATCCCGACCAACAAGCTCGACGAAAGCGGCAAGCTGCTGAACATCTTCTTCAGCAGCGTGATCGGCAACAACCTTACCAAGCAACTGGGTGACGAGCCGGACCTGAAATACCAGATGCTCATGCTGATGGACGAATTCACCGCCATGGGGCGAGTGGATGTGTGGGCCAAGCGCATCTCGATTTCGGCCAGCTACGGCGTGCGCGACCTGTGCATCGTGCAAAGCCGCGCGCAGCTGCGCTCGGCCTACGGCGACAACGACGCACAGAACTTCATCACCAATCACGGCGCACAGATCGTGTTTGCGCCACGCGAGCAAAGCGATGCGGCCGAATACAGCGAGATGCTGGGCTACAAGACCATCCGCAAGGAGCACCGCAGCACCAGCCGAGGCGGCGGCTCCAACCAGGTCTCGACCAACCACACCGAAGAGCGCCGGGCCCTGTTTCTGCCGCAGGAGATCAAGGAGCTGCCCGCCGACGAGGAGTTGATCTTCTATGAAGGCTGCAAGCCCATCCGGGCGAACAAGAACTGGTTCTTCAAGGACAAGGTTTTCAAGGAGCGGGCGAGCATGGCGCCGGTGGAGATCAAGGCATCGACTTCGGAGACTCGATTCAAGGTCCCTGTCCATGCAACGGAGCAAGGACGGCATGTTCTTGAACAGGGTGGATGA
- a CDS encoding Lrp/AsnC ligand binding domain-containing protein codes for MPDLDLDRIDIRLLKILQDDGRITNLKLAEAVALSPTAVLARVQRLTRDGFIQGYEARLDPHKLGRGLTVFVEILLDRTTPNVFDQFKAAVHARDEIMECHMVAGGFDYLLKTRMADMAAYRDFAGTVLWQLPGVRETRTYAVMEEVKSSARLPLGI; via the coding sequence ATGCCCGACCTGGACCTGGACCGCATCGATATCCGGCTGCTGAAGATTCTTCAGGATGACGGACGCATTACCAACCTCAAGCTGGCCGAGGCGGTGGCGCTCTCGCCCACCGCGGTGCTGGCGCGGGTGCAGCGGCTCACACGCGACGGCTTCATCCAGGGCTACGAGGCGCGGCTCGATCCGCACAAGCTCGGGCGCGGCCTGACGGTGTTCGTCGAAATCCTGCTCGACCGCACCACCCCCAACGTGTTCGATCAGTTCAAGGCCGCCGTTCACGCGCGCGACGAAATCATGGAATGCCACATGGTTGCGGGCGGCTTCGACTACCTGCTCAAGACCCGCATGGCCGACATGGCGGCGTACCGCGACTTTGCGGGCACGGTGCTGTGGCAGCTGCCCGGCGTGCGAGAGACGCGCACCTACGCGGTGATGGAAGAAGTGAAGAGCAGCGCGCGGCTGCCGCTGGGTATATAG
- a CDS encoding L-glutamate gamma-semialdehyde dehydrogenase, with protein sequence MHLPTPYRPEADVVSHRLASLAGALDWAAAASAAKPWVEAVRRHPPPFWAMESLLREYPISSAEGLALMRLAEALLRVPDAATAIALTADQLGRADFEGTADSTLSRLSSAAIAMSKKFLPEGDHPPGLMAKLGARTVVAATLRAVQLLGRQFVLGQTIAEAMDEARSAHRKQGALRFSYDMLGEGARTDADALRYLESYTQAIAAIAGGADAARAPEHNDGISIKLSALHPRYEYTQSERVMRELVPRVWQLCELAAAANLNLTIDAEEVDRLELSLDVFEALAARVAAEQPQWRGFGLALQAYQTRALELIEHVTSVARKHGLRLMCRLVKGAYWDAEIKRAQELGLPHYPVFTHKHHSDISYLACARALLSAPDAIYPQFATHNAGTIAAILQMAEAAQAPFELQRLHGMGEGVYREVMKSTAAPVRVYAPVGQHKDLLAYLVRRLLENGANSSFVNQLGDEDVDIGELLMSPLWLEPTNAALPLPPALYGPPPARRNSEGVDLAVESMRAPLLAALDATAVPRVEEFDPASTAKAVAASAASFRHWRKTPVEARAAMLRQAADALQRELPRFCALLVKEAFKTWGDAVAEVREAIDFLRYYADEAERIMQPVALPGPTGESNELRLTARGPWVCISPWNFPLAIFMGQVAAALATGNTVLAKPAEQTPAVALEAVKLLHAAGVPADALQLLHGPGETVGAALVSAPGVAGVVFTGSTQVARIIHRALAAKDGPIVPLIAETGGINAMLVDSSALPEQVVDAVVQSAFRSAGQRCSALRLLVLHDGIADAVIEMIRGAAGEVAAGDPALLSTDVGPVIDSEAADNIRRNLKRLDSEAKRLLAPASSSTDAEGNLIAPQAYEVSSIESVTSEIFGPVLQIARWGHGALSDPAEVIERINALGYGLTLGIQTRIDSRAQALASRAHVGNIYVNRNIIGAVVGVQPFGGEGLSGTGPKAGGPHYLYRFCAEQTVTVNTTAAGGNAALLSAVA encoded by the coding sequence ATGCACCTGCCCACCCCCTACCGCCCTGAAGCGGATGTCGTCTCTCACCGGCTCGCCTCGCTGGCGGGCGCACTCGATTGGGCCGCGGCGGCCAGCGCCGCCAAGCCTTGGGTGGAGGCGGTGCGCCGCCATCCGCCGCCGTTCTGGGCCATGGAAAGCCTGCTGCGCGAGTACCCGATTTCGAGTGCCGAAGGCCTGGCGCTCATGCGCCTGGCCGAGGCGCTGCTTCGCGTGCCCGACGCAGCCACGGCCATTGCGCTCACGGCCGACCAATTGGGCCGAGCCGACTTCGAAGGCACCGCCGATTCGACGCTGTCGCGCCTGTCTTCCGCCGCCATTGCGATGTCGAAGAAGTTCCTGCCTGAAGGCGACCACCCGCCCGGCCTGATGGCCAAGCTTGGCGCGCGCACGGTGGTGGCTGCCACGCTGCGCGCGGTGCAACTGCTGGGCCGCCAGTTCGTGCTGGGCCAGACCATTGCAGAGGCCATGGACGAGGCCCGCTCTGCGCACCGCAAGCAGGGTGCGCTGCGCTTCAGCTACGACATGCTCGGCGAAGGCGCGCGCACCGATGCGGATGCGCTGCGCTACCTCGAGAGCTACACGCAGGCCATCGCGGCCATTGCAGGCGGGGCCGACGCGGCGCGTGCGCCCGAGCACAACGACGGCATTTCCATCAAGCTGAGTGCGCTGCATCCGCGCTACGAATACACGCAAAGCGAGCGGGTGATGCGCGAGCTGGTGCCGCGCGTGTGGCAGCTGTGCGAGCTGGCGGCGGCTGCCAACCTCAATCTCACCATCGACGCCGAAGAGGTCGACCGGCTGGAACTTTCGCTCGATGTGTTCGAGGCGCTGGCCGCGCGCGTGGCCGCCGAACAGCCGCAGTGGCGCGGCTTTGGCCTTGCACTGCAGGCCTACCAGACGCGCGCGCTCGAACTGATCGAGCACGTCACTTCGGTGGCGCGCAAACACGGCCTGCGTCTGATGTGCCGGCTGGTGAAGGGCGCCTACTGGGACGCCGAGATCAAGCGTGCGCAGGAGCTCGGCCTGCCGCACTACCCGGTCTTCACGCACAAGCACCACAGCGACATCAGCTACCTGGCCTGCGCACGCGCGCTGCTTTCGGCGCCCGATGCGATCTATCCGCAGTTCGCCACGCACAACGCGGGCACCATCGCGGCCATCCTGCAGATGGCCGAGGCGGCCCAGGCACCTTTCGAACTGCAGCGGTTGCATGGCATGGGCGAGGGCGTCTACCGCGAAGTGATGAAGAGCACCGCCGCGCCGGTGCGCGTGTATGCCCCGGTGGGCCAGCACAAGGACCTGCTCGCCTACCTCGTGCGGCGCCTGCTCGAGAACGGCGCCAATTCATCGTTCGTGAACCAGCTGGGCGATGAAGACGTGGACATCGGCGAACTACTCATGTCGCCCCTCTGGCTCGAACCGACGAACGCCGCCTTGCCGCTGCCGCCGGCGCTCTACGGCCCACCGCCTGCGCGGCGCAACAGCGAGGGTGTGGACCTTGCGGTCGAGTCGATGCGTGCGCCGCTGCTTGCGGCGCTGGATGCCACCGCCGTACCCCGGGTCGAAGAGTTCGACCCCGCCAGCACAGCAAAAGCGGTTGCCGCCAGCGCAGCCAGCTTTCGCCACTGGCGCAAGACGCCGGTCGAGGCCCGCGCCGCCATGCTGCGCCAGGCCGCCGACGCACTGCAGCGCGAACTGCCGCGCTTCTGCGCGCTGCTGGTGAAAGAGGCGTTCAAGACGTGGGGCGATGCGGTGGCCGAAGTGCGCGAGGCCATCGACTTCTTGCGCTACTACGCAGATGAAGCGGAACGCATCATGCAACCCGTGGCGCTGCCCGGTCCTACCGGAGAAAGCAACGAGTTGCGGCTGACAGCGCGCGGTCCGTGGGTGTGCATCAGCCCGTGGAATTTTCCGCTCGCGATCTTCATGGGCCAGGTGGCGGCGGCGCTTGCCACCGGCAACACCGTGCTGGCCAAGCCGGCCGAGCAAACGCCCGCCGTCGCGCTCGAAGCCGTGAAGCTGCTGCATGCCGCCGGCGTGCCGGCCGATGCGCTGCAACTGCTGCACGGCCCGGGTGAAACGGTGGGCGCCGCGCTGGTCTCCGCGCCGGGCGTGGCAGGGGTGGTGTTCACCGGCTCGACGCAGGTGGCGCGCATCATTCACCGCGCGCTTGCCGCAAAAGACGGCCCCATCGTGCCGCTGATTGCGGAGACCGGCGGTATCAATGCGATGCTGGTCGACTCGAGCGCGCTGCCCGAGCAGGTGGTCGATGCCGTGGTGCAGAGTGCATTCCGTTCGGCCGGCCAGCGCTGCTCGGCATTGCGGCTGCTGGTGCTGCACGATGGCATTGCCGACGCGGTGATCGAAATGATCCGCGGCGCGGCCGGGGAAGTGGCGGCCGGCGACCCGGCGCTGCTGTCGACCGATGTGGGCCCGGTGATCGACAGCGAAGCAGCCGACAACATCCGGCGCAATTTGAAGCGGCTGGATTCGGAGGCCAAGCGTCTTCTCGCGCCGGCTTCTTCTTCAACGGATGCGGAAGGCAACCTGATTGCGCCGCAGGCCTACGAGGTGTCTTCCATCGAAAGCGTGACCAGCGAGATCTTCGGCCCGGTGCTGCAGATTGCACGATGGGGCCACGGCGCGCTGAGCGACCCCGCGGAGGTGATCGAGCGCATCAACGCGCTGGGCTACGGCCTCACGCTCGGCATTCAGACCCGCATCGATTCGCGCGCCCAGGCGCTGGCCTCGCGTGCGCACGTGGGCAACATCTATGTGAACCGCAACATCATCGGCGCGGTGGTCGGCGTGCAGCCTTTCGGCGGCGAGGGCCTGAGCGGCACCGGGCCCAAGGCAGGCGGGCCGCACTACCTGTACCGCTTTTGCGCCGAGCAGACGGTCACGGTCAACACCACCGCGGCCGGCGGCAATGCCGCATTGCTGAGCGCCGTTGCATAG
- a CDS encoding Glu/Leu/Phe/Val family dehydrogenase yields the protein MSEKLSFVNPTANSPWGTYLSQVDRVVPYLGPLARWVETLKRPKRALIVDVPIEMDDGTIAHFEGYRVQHNMSRGPGKGGVRFHPDVTLEEVMALSAWMTIKTAAVNLPYGGAKGGIRVDPKKLSLQELEKITRRYTSEIGIIIGPHTDIPAPDVNTNGQIMAWMMDTYSMNVGGTATGVVTGKPLHLGGSLGRVKATGRGVFVTGREAARRLGMDLRGARIAVQGFGNVGSVAAELFAEAGAKIVAVQDHTGTIVNTNGLDLAKLIPIANKEGVVAFKGGDVVPNEAFWDTACDILIPAALEGQITAERAQKTSAKLVLEGANGPTVPQADDILAERGVLVVPDVICNAGGVTVSYFEWVQDFSSFFWDEDEINVRLDRIMMNALNQIWDTADKHKITLRTATYAVACERILMARQERGLYP from the coding sequence ATGAGTGAAAAGCTCTCCTTCGTCAATCCGACCGCCAACAGCCCCTGGGGCACGTACCTCTCGCAGGTCGACCGCGTGGTGCCGTACCTCGGCCCGCTGGCCCGCTGGGTCGAAACGCTCAAGCGCCCCAAGCGCGCGCTGATCGTCGACGTGCCGATCGAGATGGACGACGGCACCATCGCCCACTTCGAGGGCTACCGCGTGCAGCACAACATGAGCCGCGGCCCGGGCAAGGGCGGCGTGCGCTTCCACCCCGACGTCACGCTCGAAGAGGTGATGGCCCTGTCGGCCTGGATGACCATCAAGACCGCCGCGGTCAACCTGCCGTACGGCGGCGCCAAGGGCGGCATCCGCGTCGACCCCAAGAAGCTTTCGCTGCAAGAGCTCGAAAAGATCACCCGCCGCTACACCAGCGAGATCGGCATCATCATCGGCCCGCACACCGACATTCCCGCGCCCGACGTCAACACCAACGGCCAGATCATGGCGTGGATGATGGACACGTATTCGATGAATGTGGGCGGCACCGCCACGGGCGTGGTCACCGGCAAGCCGCTGCACCTGGGCGGCTCGCTCGGCCGCGTCAAGGCCACCGGCCGCGGCGTGTTCGTTACCGGCCGCGAGGCGGCCCGCCGCCTCGGCATGGACCTGCGCGGTGCGCGCATTGCGGTGCAGGGCTTCGGCAACGTGGGCTCGGTTGCGGCCGAACTCTTTGCAGAAGCGGGCGCCAAGATCGTCGCGGTGCAGGACCACACCGGCACCATCGTCAACACCAACGGCCTCGACCTGGCAAAGCTCATTCCCATTGCCAACAAGGAAGGCGTGGTCGCCTTCAAGGGCGGCGACGTGGTGCCGAACGAAGCCTTCTGGGACACGGCGTGCGACATCCTGATTCCGGCCGCGCTCGAAGGCCAGATCACGGCCGAGCGCGCGCAGAAGACATCCGCCAAGCTGGTGCTCGAAGGCGCCAACGGCCCCACGGTGCCGCAGGCCGATGACATCCTTGCCGAACGCGGCGTGCTGGTGGTGCCAGACGTGATCTGCAATGCCGGCGGCGTGACGGTGAGCTACTTCGAATGGGTGCAAGACTTCTCGTCCTTCTTCTGGGACGAGGACGAGATCAACGTGCGGCTCGACCGCATCATGATGAACGCGCTCAACCAGATCTGGGACACGGCCGACAAGCACAAGATCACGCTGCGTACGGCCACCTATGCGGTCGCCTGCGAACGCATTTTGATGGCTCGCCAGGAACGCGGTTTGTACCCCTGA
- a CDS encoding nucleoside/nucleotide kinase family protein, translating into MSTTPEQQLPSIPADGLARLQALMAGGQRKLLGLVGAPGAGKSTLAAALRRAAGADRAQVVPMDGFHLANVELQRLGRAGRKGAPDTFDSAGYVALLQRLRGQGPGDPIVYAPEFRREIEEPIAGAIAVLPETQLVITEGNYLLHDAGPWAGAAGMLDEVWYVDIDDAVREERLLKRHQQFGRSPEAARDWVAGTDAPNARLIAATRGRAHFVLHWS; encoded by the coding sequence ATGAGCACCACCCCCGAGCAACAACTCCCCTCGATTCCCGCAGACGGCCTGGCCCGCCTGCAGGCCCTGATGGCCGGCGGCCAGCGCAAGCTGCTCGGCCTCGTCGGCGCGCCCGGCGCGGGCAAGTCCACGCTCGCAGCGGCACTGCGCCGCGCCGCAGGCGCCGACCGCGCACAGGTCGTGCCGATGGACGGTTTTCACCTGGCCAATGTCGAGCTGCAACGGCTCGGCCGCGCCGGCCGCAAGGGCGCCCCCGACACCTTCGACAGTGCCGGCTACGTCGCGCTGCTGCAGCGGCTGCGTGGGCAGGGGCCGGGCGACCCCATCGTGTACGCGCCCGAGTTCCGCCGCGAGATCGAAGAGCCGATTGCCGGCGCCATCGCGGTGCTGCCAGAGACCCAGCTGGTCATCACTGAAGGCAACTACCTGCTGCACGATGCCGGGCCTTGGGCGGGCGCCGCGGGCATGCTCGACGAGGTCTGGTATGTCGACATCGACGATGCGGTGCGCGAAGAACGCCTGCTGAAGCGCCACCAGCAGTTCGGCCGCAGCCCCGAAGCCGCGCGCGACTGGGTGGCTGGCACCGATGCGCCCAATGCGCGGCTCATTGCTGCAACGCGCGGGCGCGCGCACTTCGTGCTGCACTGGTCCTGA
- a CDS encoding DUF2242 domain-containing protein, with protein MTTMHPNLSSSAFSAFHFKVLALGLLSALVLAGCGSSSSRRVSYETEEFDSTTTHTRTYTATEAQTCEAARRALLSQGYMINAANSDLVTGRKSFQPAAEVHVEVEFRVVCAREGGKSGKRSTVAFATALQDRYGIKKVNNSASLGVGAIGSLSLPFAGSDDAMVKVASETLTDELFYDRFFALLDRFLEGQGGEEPEAPSVAPEAPRPAAPLNPGAPATTFPVKPVPSPG; from the coding sequence ATGACGACCATGCACCCCAATTTATCTTCCTCTGCCTTTTCTGCTTTTCATTTCAAGGTTCTAGCGCTCGGATTGTTGTCCGCCCTGGTGCTCGCCGGTTGCGGCAGCAGCAGTTCGCGCCGCGTCTCCTACGAGACCGAGGAGTTCGACTCCACCACCACCCACACGCGCACCTACACGGCCACCGAAGCCCAGACCTGCGAAGCCGCGCGGCGCGCACTGCTGAGCCAGGGCTACATGATCAACGCCGCCAACTCCGACCTGGTGACGGGCCGCAAGAGCTTCCAGCCCGCGGCCGAAGTGCATGTGGAGGTCGAGTTTCGGGTGGTGTGCGCGCGCGAAGGCGGCAAGTCGGGCAAGCGCAGCACCGTCGCCTTTGCCACCGCGCTGCAAGACCGCTACGGCATCAAGAAGGTCAACAACTCGGCCAGCCTGGGCGTGGGCGCCATCGGTTCGCTCTCGCTGCCCTTTGCGGGCAGCGACGACGCCATGGTCAAGGTGGCCAGCGAAACCCTCACGGACGAGCTCTTCTACGACCGCTTCTTTGCGCTGCTCGACCGCTTTCTGGAAGGCCAGGGCGGCGAAGAACCGGAGGCGCCCAGCGTGGCGCCCGAAGCGCCGCGGCCGGCCGCGCCGCTGAACCCCGGAGCGCCCGCCACCACCTTTCCGGTGAAGCCGGTGCCCAGCCCGGGCTGA
- the rocF gene encoding arginase yields MSNDNGITLELIGAPTDIGASVRGAGMGPDALRVAGLPEALARQGFAVLDRGNLAGPATPWTAPANGLRHLDEVIAWNRSVYAAVDTALGLGHVPLMMGGDHCLAIGSISAVAWHARKRGKKLRVVWLDAHSDVNTETTSPSGNLHGMPVSCLLGHGPAVLTGWSGERAALEHDAIRFIGIRSVDADEKEAIRTLGLNVFDMRHIDEHGMRTTMTEALQDVDEDTHLHVSFDLDCLDPNIAPGVGTGVRGGPTYREMQLCMEMIADTGRLGSLDVVELNPALDVRNQTGEVAVELIESLFGKSTLVR; encoded by the coding sequence ATGAGCAACGACAACGGCATTACCCTCGAACTGATCGGCGCACCCACCGACATCGGCGCCAGCGTGCGCGGCGCCGGCATGGGGCCCGACGCCCTGCGCGTGGCCGGCCTGCCAGAGGCCTTGGCGCGGCAGGGCTTTGCGGTGCTCGACCGCGGCAACCTCGCGGGCCCGGCCACACCGTGGACCGCCCCTGCCAACGGCCTGCGCCACCTGGACGAGGTGATTGCGTGGAACCGCTCGGTCTACGCAGCGGTCGACACGGCACTGGGCCTTGGCCACGTGCCGCTCATGATGGGCGGCGACCACTGCCTGGCCATCGGCTCCATCAGCGCGGTGGCCTGGCATGCGCGCAAGCGCGGCAAGAAGCTGCGCGTGGTGTGGCTGGATGCGCACTCCGACGTGAACACCGAAACCACCAGCCCGAGCGGCAACCTGCATGGCATGCCGGTGTCGTGCCTGCTGGGCCACGGGCCGGCAGTGCTCACCGGCTGGAGCGGCGAGCGCGCGGCGCTGGAGCACGACGCCATCCGCTTCATCGGCATCCGCAGCGTCGATGCCGACGAGAAAGAGGCCATTCGCACGCTGGGGCTCAACGTGTTCGACATGCGCCACATCGACGAGCACGGCATGCGCACCACCATGACCGAGGCGCTGCAGGACGTGGACGAAGACACCCACCTCCACGTGAGCTTCGACCTCGACTGCCTCGACCCTAACATCGCGCCCGGTGTAGGCACCGGCGTGCGCGGCGGCCCCACCTACCGAGAGATGCAGCTGTGCATGGAGATGATCGCCGACACCGGCCGGCTCGGCTCGCTCGATGTGGTGGAGCTCAACCCGGCGCTCGACGTGCGCAACCAGACTGGCGAGGTGGCCGTGGAGCTGATCGAGAGCCTGTTCGGAAAGTCGACGCTGGTGCGCTGA